In Jannaschia sp. M317, a single genomic region encodes these proteins:
- a CDS encoding GntR family transcriptional regulator, giving the protein MSAAAQNKNDEQEDTLYEAILEDISRGVLTGGARLKVSELAARFGVSTSPIREVLRRMQGEGFVEIHANRGATVARSNAGTIQNVFELLQLMEPYFVRWFAEYASPEMIEELAQQQEAIRAKAKADIYEFRALDFDFHWTLCKYHYNTQAAETWRRLRTALNVHAALLRITPPRMQAILREHDELIAACRDNDADRADRAIRAHVDGSFVQMSQQMRALRIDG; this is encoded by the coding sequence ATGTCCGCAGCAGCGCAGAACAAGAACGACGAACAGGAAGACACGCTCTACGAGGCGATCCTGGAGGACATCTCGCGCGGGGTTCTGACGGGGGGCGCCCGGCTGAAGGTGTCGGAACTGGCGGCGCGTTTCGGCGTGTCCACCAGCCCGATCCGCGAGGTTCTGCGACGGATGCAGGGCGAAGGCTTTGTCGAGATCCATGCCAACCGGGGCGCCACGGTGGCCCGGTCCAACGCGGGCACGATCCAGAACGTGTTCGAACTGCTCCAACTGATGGAGCCGTATTTCGTGCGCTGGTTCGCGGAATACGCCAGCCCCGAGATGATCGAAGAGCTGGCCCAGCAGCAGGAGGCGATCCGCGCCAAGGCCAAGGCCGACATCTACGAGTTTCGGGCGCTGGACTTCGACTTTCACTGGACGCTGTGCAAATACCACTACAACACCCAGGCCGCCGAAACCTGGCGACGGCTGCGCACCGCATTGAACGTTCATGCCGCGTTGCTGCGGATCACGCCGCCCCGGATGCAGGCGATCCTGCGCGAACATGACGAGTTGATCGCCGCCTGCCGCGACAACGACGCCGACCGGGCGGACCGGGCCATCCGCGCCCATGTCGACGGATCCTTCGTGCAGATGTCGCAGCAGATGCGCGCCCTGCGCATCGACGGCTAG
- a CDS encoding mandelate racemase/muconate lactonizing enzyme family protein, with protein sequence MTATKTASTGASAGASDAAAARIASIEPLLARVGIRNQLLVKITTEDGLVGWGESGLSAREAEVAACIRTYETFLKGQDSRRIGRIWQETYRSQYFEGGRVLTAAMSAVDIALYDLLGKRLGVPVYQLLGGMQRERVSSFASATGNDIDETVAQVRQLVDAGWTCVRLAPEYDQHNLVHDARASLRPTAEKLIAVREAFGKDLVLGIDYHHRLSPAETVSFCNMMPTGTLDFLEEPIRCETPEAYAHLRRMVDVPFAVGEEFASKWQAGPYLEQGLTQFMRLDICNIGGFTEAMKVAGWSERHYVDLMPHNPLGPVCTAATAHLCAAVPNFSWVETRQSPVESLGFHDPALFPVQVPMEGPDYVLTDTPGLGVEVDEDAIRAAPQPEHFEPPHLRHPDGSVTNW encoded by the coding sequence ATGACTGCGACGAAAACGGCTTCTACTGGTGCATCTGCTGGCGCGTCCGACGCGGCCGCCGCACGCATCGCATCCATCGAGCCGTTGTTGGCCCGTGTGGGGATTCGCAATCAGCTGCTGGTCAAGATCACGACCGAGGACGGCCTGGTCGGCTGGGGCGAAAGCGGCCTGTCCGCCCGCGAAGCCGAGGTCGCCGCCTGCATCCGCACCTACGAGACCTTTCTCAAGGGCCAGGACAGCCGCCGCATCGGGCGCATCTGGCAGGAAACCTATCGGTCCCAGTATTTCGAAGGCGGCCGCGTTCTGACCGCCGCCATGTCCGCCGTGGACATCGCGCTTTACGATCTGCTGGGCAAACGCCTGGGCGTGCCGGTCTATCAGCTTCTGGGCGGGATGCAGCGCGAGCGGGTTTCGAGTTTCGCCAGCGCCACCGGCAACGACATCGACGAAACCGTGGCCCAGGTCCGCCAACTGGTCGACGCCGGTTGGACCTGCGTGCGCCTGGCCCCGGAATACGACCAGCACAACCTGGTTCACGACGCCCGCGCCAGCCTGCGGCCCACCGCCGAAAAGCTGATCGCCGTGCGCGAGGCGTTCGGCAAGGACCTGGTGCTGGGCATCGACTATCACCACCGCCTGTCGCCTGCCGAAACCGTCAGCTTCTGCAACATGATGCCCACCGGCACGCTGGATTTCCTCGAAGAGCCGATCCGCTGCGAAACCCCCGAGGCCTATGCCCACCTGCGCCGCATGGTGGACGTGCCCTTTGCCGTGGGCGAGGAATTCGCGTCCAAATGGCAGGCCGGTCCCTATCTGGAACAGGGTCTGACGCAGTTCATGCGCCTCGACATCTGCAACATCGGTGGCTTCACCGAAGCGATGAAGGTCGCCGGCTGGTCCGAACGTCACTACGTCGACCTAATGCCGCACAATCCGCTGGGCCCGGTCTGCACCGCGGCCACGGCGCATCTGTGCGCGGCGGTCCCGAATTTTTCCTGGGTCGAGACGCGGCAATCGCCGGTCGAATCGCTCGGGTTCCACGATCCCGCGTTGTTCCCGGTGCAGGTGCCCATGGAGGGGCCCGACTATGTGCTGACGGACACGCCGGGCCTGGGCGTCGAGGTGGACGAAGATGCCATCCGCGCCGCACCGCAGCCGGAGCATTTCGAGCCCCCGCACCTGCGCCATCCTGACGGGTCCGTCACCAACTGGTGA
- a CDS encoding ABC transporter substrate-binding protein: MTYQIRKLPSLRGTLTGVGLALTVCAPAWAYQEAPALADMVAAGSLPPVEERLPSNPLVMDVIEQTGEYGGTLRRAILGGGDQHNMVRTIGSENLVRWDPNWTEVRPNIAESWEVSEDASAFTFKLREGTKWSDGAPFTADDIMFWYEDIFSNPTLTPNKDATFVGANGPVEITKIDDYTVKFDFGSPNGLFIQKMAYGFGYHAAAYPKHYLSQFMEKYNPDIQALIDAEPTAADATQLFNLKAGPMDTPLFWQNPDRPTLHAWHLTNAYGSTDRVVAERNPYYFKVDADGNQLPYMDRITYDQVEDVETILLKTFNGEIDYMLRHIGRPSNKAALTDNMERGQYGFFDVGDLPANIVILMLNLNNQDPVKREVVNNKDFRVGLSHAMNRQEIIDLLYFGAGSPAQTAPREGSELYKEEYAKQFTEYDVDLANEYLDKVMPEKDENGMRIGPDGEPFQLIFLVADVFGLQYPDAMELIAGYAKDVGVDIQVRATDRSRLIELHTSNQQDAYLWNCSGGQADAYTTPICYVPQISNSVSWAREWAAWGVDPSTGEEPPQEVKDIFDAYDQVTTAASPEELKARMEEVLELSMEQFFTIGLVQNDPVFGVARNNVRNVPNPLPIAGQLWFPAPYTAQLYFEGGDNLP, encoded by the coding sequence ATGACTTACCAAATCCGCAAGCTGCCCAGCCTGCGCGGCACGCTGACCGGTGTGGGCCTGGCCCTGACCGTCTGCGCCCCCGCCTGGGCCTACCAGGAAGCGCCCGCGCTGGCCGACATGGTCGCCGCAGGGTCCCTGCCCCCGGTGGAGGAGCGTCTGCCCTCCAACCCGCTGGTCATGGACGTGATCGAACAGACTGGTGAATACGGCGGCACGCTGCGCCGCGCGATCCTGGGCGGTGGCGATCAACACAACATGGTCCGCACCATCGGCTCCGAGAACCTGGTCCGCTGGGATCCGAACTGGACCGAAGTGCGCCCCAACATCGCCGAAAGCTGGGAAGTCTCCGAGGATGCCTCGGCCTTCACCTTCAAGCTGCGCGAAGGCACGAAATGGTCCGACGGCGCACCGTTCACCGCCGATGACATCATGTTCTGGTACGAGGATATCTTCTCGAACCCGACCCTGACGCCCAACAAGGACGCCACCTTTGTCGGTGCCAACGGCCCGGTCGAGATCACCAAGATCGACGACTATACCGTCAAGTTCGACTTCGGCTCGCCCAACGGTCTGTTCATCCAGAAGATGGCCTATGGTTTCGGCTATCACGCCGCCGCCTACCCCAAGCATTACCTCTCCCAGTTCATGGAGAAGTATAACCCCGACATCCAGGCCCTGATCGACGCCGAACCGACCGCCGCCGACGCGACGCAGCTGTTCAACCTCAAGGCCGGTCCGATGGACACGCCGCTGTTCTGGCAGAACCCGGATCGCCCGACGCTGCATGCCTGGCACCTGACCAACGCCTACGGGTCCACCGACCGCGTCGTCGCCGAGCGGAACCCCTATTACTTCAAGGTCGACGCCGACGGCAATCAGCTGCCCTACATGGACCGGATCACCTACGATCAGGTCGAAGACGTCGAAACGATCCTGCTCAAGACGTTCAACGGCGAAATCGACTACATGCTGCGCCACATCGGCCGCCCGTCCAACAAGGCGGCGCTGACCGACAACATGGAGCGGGGCCAGTACGGGTTCTTTGACGTGGGCGACCTGCCTGCGAACATCGTGATCCTGATGCTGAACCTGAACAACCAGGATCCGGTCAAGCGCGAGGTCGTCAACAACAAGGACTTCCGCGTCGGGCTTAGCCACGCGATGAACCGTCAGGAAATCATCGACCTGCTGTATTTCGGCGCCGGTTCCCCGGCCCAGACCGCGCCCCGCGAAGGCTCGGAGCTGTACAAGGAGGAATACGCCAAGCAGTTCACCGAGTATGACGTCGATCTCGCCAACGAGTACCTCGACAAGGTCATGCCCGAAAAAGATGAAAACGGCATGCGCATCGGCCCGGACGGCGAACCGTTCCAGCTGATCTTCCTGGTCGCGGACGTCTTTGGCCTGCAATACCCCGACGCGATGGAGCTGATCGCCGGTTACGCCAAGGATGTCGGCGTCGACATCCAGGTCCGTGCCACCGACCGGTCGCGCCTGATCGAGCTTCACACCTCGAACCAGCAGGACGCCTATCTGTGGAACTGCTCGGGCGGTCAGGCGGATGCCTACACCACGCCGATCTGCTACGTGCCGCAGATTTCCAACTCGGTCAGCTGGGCCCGCGAATGGGCGGCCTGGGGTGTCGATCCCTCGACCGGCGAAGAGCCGCCGCAAGAGGTCAAGGACATCTTCGACGCCTACGACCAGGTGACGACGGCGGCCTCCCCCGAAGAGCTGAAGGCCCGCATGGAAGAGGTGCTGGAGCTGTCGATGGAGCAGTTCTTTACCATCGGTCTGGTGCAGAACGACCCGGTCTTCGGTGTGGCGCGCAACAACGTGCGCAACGTGCCGAACCCGCTGCCGATCGCCGGTCAGCTGTGGTTCCCTGCGCCCTATACCGCGCAGCTCTACTTCGAAGGTGGTGACAACCTCCCATAG
- a CDS encoding ABC transporter permease, translating into MLGFVLRRLIYMVPTIFLVSIVTFIIIQLPPGDYLDALAAEMGEGGSDNTAIMDSLREQYGLGQPIWVQYYKWITGIVFRGDFGVSFEKNLLVNDLIWDRLGWTFGISIMTLIFIWATALPIGIYSAVKKYSVGDYVATFFGFLGLAIPNFLLALVMMYVAFKYFGQSVGGLVSPEYLDAPWTWDKYVDLFKHIWMPIVVVGTSAAAALIRIMRANLLDELYRPYVVTARAKGMTEFQLLLKYPVRVALNPFISTIGWILPTLVSGEIIVAVVMNLPTTGPMLLRALLVQDMYLAGSLILIVSILTVIGTLISDLLLALIDPRIRYQ; encoded by the coding sequence ATGCTGGGCTTCGTTCTCCGCCGTCTGATCTACATGGTCCCCACCATCTTCCTGGTGTCGATCGTGACGTTCATCATCATTCAGCTGCCGCCCGGTGACTATCTCGACGCGCTGGCCGCCGAGATGGGCGAAGGCGGGTCCGACAACACCGCCATCATGGACAGCCTGCGCGAGCAGTATGGCCTGGGTCAGCCGATCTGGGTGCAATACTACAAATGGATCACCGGCATCGTCTTTCGCGGCGACTTCGGAGTGTCCTTTGAAAAGAACCTTCTGGTCAACGATCTGATCTGGGACCGCCTGGGCTGGACCTTCGGCATTTCGATCATGACGCTGATCTTCATCTGGGCCACCGCCCTGCCGATCGGCATCTATTCGGCGGTCAAGAAATATTCGGTCGGCGATTACGTCGCGACCTTCTTCGGGTTCCTTGGCCTCGCCATCCCGAACTTCCTGCTGGCGCTGGTGATGATGTATGTCGCCTTCAAATACTTCGGCCAGTCGGTCGGCGGTCTGGTCAGCCCGGAATACCTGGACGCGCCCTGGACCTGGGACAAATACGTCGATCTGTTCAAACACATCTGGATGCCCATCGTCGTGGTCGGCACCTCCGCCGCCGCTGCGCTGATCCGCATCATGCGCGCCAACCTGCTGGACGAGCTGTATCGCCCCTACGTCGTCACCGCCCGCGCCAAGGGCATGACGGAATTCCAGCTTTTGCTGAAATACCCGGTCCGCGTGGCGCTGAACCCCTTCATTTCCACCATCGGGTGGATTCTTCCGACGCTGGTGTCGGGTGAGATCATCGTGGCGGTCGTCATGAACCTGCCGACCACGGGGCCGATGCTGCTGCGCGCGCTGTTGGTGCAGGACATGTATCTGGCCGGCTCGCTGATCCTGATCGTGTCGATCCTGACCGTGATCGGGACGCTCATCTCCGATCTTCTACTGGCGCTCATCGACCCGAGGATTCGTTACCAATGA
- a CDS encoding ABC transporter permease codes for MTDVPPEALAGEPVAQELSPVILGPWQMVWRRFKRHKLAYWSGVLVIFIYLIALFGEFLTPVEITETNPRRTFAPPQGIHFFTDEGFQLHAKGLKMELDRVALRRTFVEDPEDIVELGFFVEGYAYDLLWLIPTNVHFFGPKDPGETVYFMGADRLGRDIMSRIIIGTRVSMSIGLVGVAVSLVIGVFLGGISGYYGGWIDNLVQRLIEFIRSVPTIPLWMGLAAAIPLDWPPLRTYFVVTIIVSMIGWTSLAREIRGKFLALRNEDFIIAARLDGLSDMEVIFKHMVPSFSSHIIASLTLAVPLMILAETSLSFLGIGLQPPAVSWGTLLKEAQNIRSIIEAPWLLIAPGAAIVIAVLALNFLGDGLRDAADPTSH; via the coding sequence ATGACCGATGTTCCCCCCGAAGCGCTGGCCGGTGAGCCGGTCGCGCAAGAGCTGTCGCCCGTCATCCTGGGCCCCTGGCAAATGGTCTGGCGCCGGTTCAAGCGGCACAAGCTGGCCTATTGGTCCGGCGTGCTGGTCATCTTCATCTATCTCATTGCGCTGTTTGGTGAATTCCTGACCCCGGTGGAAATCACAGAGACCAACCCCCGCCGCACCTTTGCGCCGCCCCAGGGCATCCATTTCTTCACCGACGAAGGTTTTCAGCTTCACGCCAAGGGCCTGAAGATGGAACTCGACCGCGTCGCCCTGCGCCGCACCTTTGTCGAGGACCCCGAAGACATCGTCGAGCTGGGCTTCTTCGTCGAGGGCTACGCCTACGATCTGCTGTGGCTGATCCCGACCAACGTGCATTTCTTCGGCCCCAAGGACCCCGGCGAGACGGTCTATTTCATGGGTGCCGACCGCCTGGGCCGCGACATCATGAGCCGGATCATCATCGGCACCCGGGTGTCTATGTCCATCGGCCTGGTCGGCGTCGCCGTGTCTCTGGTCATCGGCGTCTTCCTGGGCGGCATCTCCGGCTACTACGGCGGCTGGATCGACAACCTGGTGCAGCGCCTGATCGAATTCATCCGATCCGTTCCGACCATCCCGCTGTGGATGGGTCTGGCGGCGGCGATCCCGCTCGACTGGCCGCCGCTGCGCACCTATTTCGTCGTCACCATCATCGTCAGTATGATCGGGTGGACATCGCTTGCGCGCGAAATCAGGGGCAAGTTCCTGGCGCTCCGCAACGAGGATTTCATCATCGCCGCACGGCTCGACGGGCTGTCGGACATGGAGGTGATCTTCAAGCACATGGTGCCGTCGTTCTCGTCGCATATCATCGCCTCGCTGACGCTCGCCGTGCCGCTGATGATCCTGGCGGAGACGTCGCTGTCCTTCCTCGGCATCGGCCTGCAGCCGCCCGCCGTGTCCTGGGGCACGCTGCTCAAAGAGGCGCAGAACATCCGTTCCATCATCGAGGCGCCCTGGCTTTTGATTGCACCCGGCGCGGCCATCGTGATCGCGGTGCTGGCGCTGAACTTCTTGGGTGACGGTCTGCGCGACGCCGCCGACCCGACCAGCCACTGA
- a CDS encoding ABC transporter ATP-binding protein yields the protein MTEKPILDIRDLHTHFFTDDGVVKAVDGVDLEVHENRTLCVLGESGCGKSVTARSVLRIVDHPGRVTGGQILYRARDGREVDLVRAKQGSKQLREIRGRDISMIFQEPMSSLGPIQKIGKQIVETILLHRKMTKAEAKEAAIAMLDRVGIPDPAKRFEAYPFELSGGMRQRAMIAMALSCQPRILIADEPTTALDVTTQAQILDLIADLKDEFQMAVMLITHDLGVVAEVADDVAVMYMGRVVEAGSVYDIFENPQHPYTRALLESVPHIGAAKRHRLPAIEGMVPHPLARPSGCAFRTRCRNVIPGTCDRKDPALIQTGPTEVACFLHHTEVAS from the coding sequence ATGACCGAGAAACCCATCCTCGACATCCGCGACCTGCACACGCATTTCTTCACCGATGACGGTGTCGTAAAGGCGGTGGACGGCGTCGACCTGGAAGTCCACGAAAACCGCACGCTCTGCGTTCTGGGCGAGAGCGGCTGCGGCAAGTCCGTCACCGCCCGGTCCGTCCTGCGGATCGTCGATCACCCCGGACGCGTCACCGGCGGTCAGATCCTCTATCGGGCCCGCGACGGGCGCGAGGTGGACCTGGTCCGTGCCAAGCAGGGATCCAAGCAGCTGCGTGAAATCCGTGGCCGCGATATCTCGATGATCTTTCAGGAACCGATGTCGTCCCTGGGTCCGATCCAGAAGATCGGCAAGCAGATCGTCGAGACGATCCTTCTGCACCGCAAGATGACCAAGGCCGAGGCGAAAGAGGCGGCGATTGCCATGCTAGACCGCGTCGGCATCCCCGATCCCGCCAAGCGGTTCGAGGCCTATCCGTTCGAGCTGTCCGGCGGAATGCGGCAACGCGCCATGATCGCCATGGCCCTGTCGTGTCAGCCGCGCATCCTGATCGCCGATGAACCGACGACCGCGCTGGACGTCACGACACAGGCGCAGATCCTCGACCTGATTGCCGACCTGAAGGATGAATTCCAGATGGCCGTGATGCTGATCACGCATGATCTGGGCGTCGTGGCCGAAGTCGCCGATGACGTGGCGGTCATGTACATGGGCCGCGTGGTCGAGGCCGGATCGGTCTACGACATCTTCGAGAACCCGCAGCACCCCTACACCCGTGCCCTGCTGGAATCGGTGCCGCATATCGGGGCCGCGAAACGCCACCGCCTGCCCGCCATCGAAGGCATGGTGCCGCATCCCCTGGCCCGGCCATCAGGCTGCGCGTTCCGCACCCGGTGCCGCAACGTGATCCCCGGCACCTGCGACCGCAAGGACCCCGCCTTGATCCAGACCGGCCCGACCGAGGTCGCCTGCTTCCTGCACCATACGGAGGTCGCGTCATGA
- a CDS encoding ABC transporter ATP-binding protein: MSENILTVRNLDMGFPTGGGFFGKPTGIVRAVDDVSFTVKRGETFGVVGESGSGKTTLGRCIMRILEPSGGSIQFEREDGNAIELVDGDKAKLQTFWRDVRMVFQDPQSSLNPRLPIIEIVGQALRKSGTPNDQIADTVRDLLAKVGLRPEMLHRYPGAFSGGQRQRIGIARALATNPDLVIADEAVSALDVSIQAQTLNLLQDLQEAFDLTYVFIAHDLAVVEHIADRVAVMYLGQIVELADCDTLFADPRHPYTRALLSAVPVADPRKRKPRGSVPKGEISWTNRGCKFASRCPHATDLCRETRPPVKQVGGADVLCHYAGEV, encoded by the coding sequence ATGAGCGAGAACATCCTCACCGTCCGCAACCTCGACATGGGGTTTCCCACCGGTGGCGGCTTCTTCGGCAAGCCCACGGGCATCGTGCGCGCCGTCGACGACGTGTCCTTTACCGTAAAGCGCGGCGAGACCTTTGGCGTGGTCGGCGAAAGCGGGTCCGGCAAGACGACGCTGGGCCGCTGCATCATGCGCATTCTGGAACCTTCGGGCGGGTCCATCCAGTTCGAACGCGAGGACGGCAACGCCATCGAGCTGGTCGACGGCGACAAGGCCAAGCTGCAAACCTTCTGGCGTGATGTCCGCATGGTGTTCCAGGATCCGCAATCCTCGCTGAACCCGCGCCTGCCGATCATCGAAATCGTGGGTCAGGCGCTGCGCAAATCCGGCACGCCCAACGACCAGATCGCCGACACGGTCCGCGACCTGCTGGCCAAGGTCGGCCTGCGCCCCGAAATGCTGCACCGCTATCCCGGTGCCTTTTCCGGCGGTCAGCGGCAGCGCATCGGCATCGCCCGCGCGCTGGCCACCAACCCCGATCTGGTCATCGCGGACGAGGCGGTGTCGGCACTGGACGTGTCGATCCAGGCGCAGACGCTGAACCTGTTGCAGGACCTGCAAGAGGCGTTCGACCTGACCTATGTGTTCATCGCCCACGACCTGGCGGTGGTCGAACACATCGCCGACCGCGTGGCGGTGATGTACCTGGGCCAGATCGTCGAGCTGGCCGATTGCGACACCCTGTTCGCCGACCCCCGCCACCCCTATACCCGCGCCCTGCTGAGCGCGGTGCCCGTGGCCGACCCGCGCAAGCGCAAGCCGCGCGGATCGGTCCCCAAGGGGGAAATCAGCTGGACCAACCGGGGCTGCAAGTTCGCAAGCCGCTGTCCCCATGCGACCGATCTGTGCCGTGAAACGCGGCCGCCGGTCAAACAGGTGGGCGGCGCGGACGTGCTGTGTCACTACGCCGGAGAGGTGTGA
- a CDS encoding HpcH/HpaI aldolase/citrate lyase family protein → MPSLKRALAEGRRLVGSWVFSASPTVAEAMACQGLDFVIVDMEHSVTELADVLHILRAVGTSGTEVIVRAPDTDVTRLRRLLDAGARNVMFPFVETVAEAQALASASRYPPDGTRGFAMMHRGAGFGTRPDYIRTASDDICLIAQIETRAGLDAMEAIGAVDGIDALFFGPGDLSAVAGMIGQVKAPEVRALKEHGAEVCRRLGIASGTLVPDVDSADWAAGAGFDFISVSSDLTMVARGAQSVMGALPRG, encoded by the coding sequence ATGCCCAGCCTGAAGCGCGCCCTCGCAGAGGGCCGCCGCCTGGTCGGAAGCTGGGTCTTTTCCGCCTCGCCCACGGTGGCAGAGGCGATGGCCTGTCAGGGGCTCGACTTCGTGATCGTCGACATGGAGCATTCGGTGACCGAGCTGGCCGACGTGCTGCACATCCTGCGCGCGGTCGGCACCTCGGGAACCGAGGTCATCGTCCGCGCCCCCGACACCGACGTCACCCGTCTGCGCCGCCTGCTGGACGCGGGCGCGCGCAACGTGATGTTTCCCTTTGTCGAAACGGTGGCCGAGGCACAGGCCCTGGCCTCGGCCAGCCGCTACCCGCCCGACGGCACGCGCGGCTTTGCCATGATGCACCGCGGCGCAGGCTTTGGCACCCGGCCCGATTACATCCGCACCGCCTCGGATGACATCTGCCTGATTGCCCAGATCGAAACCCGCGCCGGGTTGGACGCGATGGAGGCGATCGGCGCGGTCGACGGCATCGACGCGCTGTTCTTCGGCCCCGGTGACCTGTCCGCCGTGGCGGGCATGATCGGCCAGGTAAAGGCCCCCGAGGTCCGCGCGTTGAAAGAGCACGGCGCAGAGGTCTGCCGCCGTCTCGGCATCGCCTCGGGGACGTTGGTGCCCGATGTGGACAGCGCCGACTGGGCCGCCGGTGCCGGGTTCGATTTCATCTCGGTCAGCAGTGATCTGACCATGGTCGCGCGCGGCGCGCAGTCGGTCATGGGGGCCCTGCCCCGCGGCTGA
- a CDS encoding replication initiation protein has product MAEQPYRTLTAKPTADTLIKPGELVDVVEVTPLTLADRRIYNLLLENAWDAIDRPVTHVIAKSLLRGSHNANDRIGASIERLMSAIVKIEVVWDGEPAIERVQLLGGNVETLRSDGLLEYEIPARLRRIISNSTIFARLQREVMFALTSKYALTLYEMVQKRGNLRWRSSEKFSLDELRGILGVPKGKLTSWSNLKLRAIDPAVTEVNALSDYVVEIAPIKTGRRVTHVELRWWKKDGEGQGAAGRELSFSKVGRRARTEGTAEPVAEAKPRPAWLDGRGTALRTETYETARLRHPGYDIYYVEGAWRDWAQGKGPADDPDRAFLAFFRTFAERNPL; this is encoded by the coding sequence ATGGCCGAGCAGCCCTATCGCACCCTGACCGCCAAACCGACCGCCGACACGCTGATCAAACCCGGCGAGTTGGTGGACGTGGTCGAGGTCACGCCCCTGACCCTGGCCGACCGGCGGATCTATAACCTGCTGCTGGAAAACGCCTGGGACGCCATCGACCGCCCCGTCACCCACGTCATCGCCAAAAGCCTGCTGCGCGGGTCGCACAACGCCAACGACCGCATCGGCGCCAGTATCGAGCGGTTGATGAGCGCGATCGTCAAGATCGAGGTGGTCTGGGACGGGGAACCCGCGATCGAACGCGTGCAGCTGTTGGGCGGCAACGTGGAGACGCTGCGGTCCGACGGGCTTTTGGAATACGAGATCCCGGCGCGGCTGCGGCGGATCATCTCCAACTCGACCATCTTTGCGCGGCTCCAGCGCGAGGTGATGTTCGCGCTGACCTCCAAATACGCGCTGACATTGTATGAAATGGTGCAAAAGCGCGGCAATCTGCGGTGGCGGTCGTCCGAGAAATTCTCGCTCGACGAGCTGCGCGGCATTCTGGGTGTGCCCAAGGGCAAGCTGACGTCCTGGTCCAACCTCAAGCTGCGCGCCATCGACCCCGCCGTCACCGAGGTCAACGCGCTGTCGGACTACGTGGTGGAAATCGCGCCGATCAAGACCGGGCGCCGGGTCACCCACGTGGAGCTGCGATGGTGGAAGAAGGACGGCGAAGGGCAGGGGGCCGCCGGGCGCGAACTGTCGTTTTCCAAGGTCGGCCGCCGCGCCCGGACCGAGGGCACCGCAGAGCCTGTGGCCGAGGCCAAGCCCCGCCCCGCCTGGCTGGACGGTCGCGGCACCGCGCTGCGCACGGAAACCTACGAGACGGCGCGCCTGCGCCATCCGGGATATGACATCTATTACGTCGAAGGGGCCTGGCGCGACTGGGCGCAGGGCAAGGGCCCGGCGGACGACCCGGACCGCGCCTTTTTGGCGTTCTTTCGCACCTTCGCGGAACGAAATCCGCTGTAA